Within the Sulfurospirillum barnesii SES-3 genome, the region AATCTTTTGTGCTCCGTAAATATCTTCGAGAAAAAGATTGAGAGCACAAATACGCTGTTGAATCCCTTTTTCAAGATAGGAAAACTCTTCAGGCGATACAATCCGAGGAATAATGTCAAAAGGAAACTTACGCTCAATAAAGGCGTTGTTTTTGAATAAATTGAAGTTAATCGCCTCCGTGTTCATGTAGGAGAGAAGCTCTTGAACCCGTTGGGGATCAATGGTGTTTAATATGCCTTTAAAAGCATCGTAGAGGGGACTGTGAGACTCGACCATGGCTGTGTACCTTTGCCCTTTTACTCAAATGTAATGAAAGCAGTTTAGCACAAAATTAAGCAGACAAAGAGAGCCTATAGACATTTTATTGCCTATTTTTTAATCAGCGTTACATGTAAAGCATTTAAGGCATTTAATGCTTTACATGTAACTAAAAAAAGGTGGCTACCCTCCAATGAGAACCGTTGGGTATCCTAGGGCAATTACCCCACCATGTTCGGTTACATCCCCCATGCGTGCTGCGGGTTTGCCTCCAATAAAAACAGTAGACGAACCTTGAATAATTCTATCAGGAGGTCCTACGCAAACACACTGGTCACCTACCACTGCAGCAGGCAGTTTGCCAATGAGTACCGTAGCCACACCAGGTCCAATGATAGGACCTCCGACGTGAGGTACGGGCGGAATGGCGGGTGTGACCATTGGGCAGGTGTGAAAATCCGTTATGCGTGCAGCAAGTGGCATACATGCTCCTTAATTAAGCGTGATCATCGCACCATTAAGGCGCATGAGACCTGAGGTTTTAAGGGAAAGTTCTGCAATGGCGTGAATCTCAATGCTGTCTCCTTCCAAGCAAATCCCTTTATCGTTTAACGTAAGTTTGGTGTGTGGAGAGTGCTCTAGGGTAATGCTTCCTGTGGCATCATTTAGCGCAATGCTTAAGCCTTTTGGTGTCGTAATGACCAGTGTTTGTGTCTCAGTGTCGTAACGCATCTGTAAGGTTTCATCGGTTTGTACATTCATACGCATCCTTTGTAAAAGAGTTTGTATAGTGTACTCTAAAATGAATTTTGTTTTTACATGTAAGGAAAAAACGCTCTTCAAGTTAAGAGCGTTTCAAGCATTATTTGTGGGTGAGAACCCGTGTAGCATTTAAAACAGCAATCAAAGCAACACCCACATCCCCAAAAACCGCTTCCCACATGGTAGCAACACCAAAGGCACCCATAATGAGGATTGCACCTTTAACCCCAAGTGCAAAGATGATATTTTGCCAAACAATGGCATGGGTTTTTTTGGCAATTTTAAGAGCCGTAGCCACTTTGGTGATTTCATCGGTCATAATGACCACATCAGCCGCTTCAATGGCGGCATCTGAGCCAACGCCTCCCATGGCAATGCCAATGTCTGCACGTGCTAAAACAGGGGCATCGTTAATGCCATCACCCACAAAAACGGTTTTGCCTTTGCCTGTTTTTCTCGCCATAATCTCTTCGAGTTTTTCAACTTTTTGATGCGGTAAGAGTTCCGCTTCTACGTGTGCGATACCCAGTGTGTTTGCCACAGCATGTGCCGTTTCTTTGGTATCTCCTGTGAGCATAATAATTTCTTTAATGCCAAGGGCATGAAGCGCTAAAATCGCCTCTTTACTCTCCTCTTTGGGCGCATCCTCAATAAGTAGATACCCTATGAACTGATCTTCTAAGGCAACATAAACCACACTGTTGTGCGATGTGTTTGCCTGCTCATGGGCAATACCTTGTTCTTTTAAAAGTTTATCATTTCCGACCAAGACGTTTTTACCCTCAATCACAGCTCTCACCCCATAGCCTGCGAGCTCTTCGTAGGTGTTGATGAGAGCATTAAGCGGTTGATTGTACGCACGTTTAATGGAAAGTGCGATGGGATGGTTAGAGTGCATCTCCGCAAGGGCTGCAAGTCGAAGCACCTCTTCTTCACGATGCCCTGCATACGCTTTAATCTGTGTGACACTAAAAATACCTTTGGTGAGCGTTCCTGTTTTATCAAAGACTACAGTATCAACCCCGTTGAGTGCTTCAAGAAAGTTTCCACCTTTGACCAAAATACCATTGCGTGATGCACCCCCAATGCCTCCAAAAAAGCTTAAAGGAATAGAAACCACTAATGCGCAAGGGCATGAGACAACCAAAAAGACCAAAGAGCGTCTAAACCACTCGCTAAACACAGCCCCTTCAATCAGAAGCGGTGGGACAAAAGCAAGCAATGCGGCTGAAATTACAACAAAGGGGGTGTAGTATTTCGCAAAATGGGTGATGAATTGCTCTGTTTTAGCCTTTTTACTGCTAGCATTTTGTACCAAATCAAGAATTTTGGAAACCGTAGAATCTGCAAAAAGTTTGGTCGTCTCAACTCTTAAAAGACCTGTTTTATTGATACTTCCTGAGAGCACTTCATCGTTTTTGCTCACCTCTTTGGGAAGAGACTCTCCTGTAAGGGCTGAGGTGTCGAGTGTAGAAAACCCCTCTATAATGATCCCATCCAAAGGAATTTTTTCCCCTGGTTTAATCAAAATACGACTTCCCAATGTGACCTCATTAGGCTCAACTCTTTTCTCCCCATCTTCGGTATAAAGGGTGGCAAAATCAGGGCGAATATCCATCAGTTTGGTAATGGATTTGCGTGAGCGGGCTACTGCCAAATCTTGAAAAAACTCACCAATACGGAAGAAAAGCATAACCGAAACACCCTCAGGATACTCGCCGATACTAAAAGCACCCACCGTGGCGAGTCCCATTAAAAAGTTTTCATCAAAGAGTTTTCCTCTAAAAAGATTCCGAAGTGCGGCGTAGAGAATTTCACCTCCGACTAAAAGAAAACTAGCGATGTAAGTTGCCAGCATCCATGGGTGACTCTCATCCATAAAAAGGGCAAAAACAAATAAAACAGCCCCCACACAAAAGGCATAAAATTGTGATGAGCTTAGCATCTCTTTAAGGCTTTCATCGGTGTGTTCATGGTGGTGATGATGCTCATGCTCGTGAGCACCGTGGTCATGGTGATGCTCGTGGGCATCGTGCTGATGTACCGCAACAATAGGTTGGCATCTTGAACAACAACTCTCCTGTGTTGTGGCACAACTTTGGGGTTCTTTAGAAAACTGCATGGTCAAATCCTCGTGGTTCTAATATATGTTCTAGTCCTTGATTAAAAATACTTTTAATGTGGTCATCATCGAGAGAGTAAAAAACAACTTTTCCCTCTTTGCGGTGTTTGACAAGCCGTGCTTGACGAAGCACACGCAATTGATGCGAAATGGCAGATTGACTCATGCCTAAAAGCTCGGCAATATCGCACACGCAGAGTTCTGCTTCAAAAAGAGCGGAGATAATTTTAACCCGTGTGGTATCACCAAAGACCTTAAAAAGTTCCGCCAAATCGTACAGTTTCTCTTCTTGAGGCATTTTTTTCTTCACAATTTCAATGAGGTTTTCATGCAAAATGTCACAACTGCAAAATTCATCACCCATAACAGCTCCCTTATTTAGATAAGTGTTCATATGAACAATTGCTCATATATTAGAGTAACTCAAATTAGAGAATGCTTAAGTGAGAACCATATTCAAAAATGATTACATGTAAAGAATTTTTTCTTAATCGGACGTGATTTTAACTATTATTAGGTATACTTCGCCATCTGCTTTTATCCTCTGAGCAATATGCTTAATTTGCATATTTAAGCTATATTTAAGTTTTTTTATTACTTTATAAACACATTTTTTACCTAAGCTTACCTATGGTACATTTTCCTAAATCGGTAAAAGTTTGTTTACTGAACGAGAGAAAGAAGCATAAAAAAAGGGGCAATACTTTCACGCTAAAGTCGTGCTTATCCCTTGTTTTCAAGCTTTTTGTCTTTCAGAAGGTAAATAGGACTCTTTTGGTCTACTTTTATTGACTTTAGGAAATTAAGGAATAAATCAATGATAAATAAAGAATCGGTTAATAAAGCCCGTTCACTCTACTATGGTTTTTTGAGTAAGATGTTTGTCTTCACCACCAGTCCAGAGCGTTACAAGGGGTTAGAAGAAGCCTTAAGCATCATGGCTCAAAATCCTATTGATGAGAATTCAGGCGAAGCACTGAAGGAGATTCAACTTTTTTTAGCCCAAGGTGGCGAAGAGGCATTTACTCAAGAATACGATGATCTTTTTCACAATCCTTCTTATAAAGTGGTGCGCAATACGGCTTCGTATTATGATGAGGGTGTTGAAAGTGGTAAGAAGCAATTAGAGGTTAAAAACTTTTTAGCCAAAACAAAAATCAGACGTGATGAGAAACATTTTAAAGAAAATGAAGACAGTGTGGGATTTATTTTTACGTTTATGCATGAATTAATTGAATTAATTATGCACGATCAAAAAGAGTACGAGACGCTTCAGCATTGTCTTTTTACAGAGGTTGTCAACCCGTTCATTGATGAGTTTATTGTAAAAGTGTATGAGCATCCTATGGCAAAAATGTATCAGTCTGTTGCCATTGTTCTTAATGCTTTTATTGCATTTGAGCGTATGTATTTTGAAGTAGCAAAACCACCTTTAAAAGAGGTTGAACGCACTCAAAAACCACAACCTTTAGAGATACTCTCAGGGGCAGAAGCCAGACGTAGGGCTGAAAACAAAGCTAAAAAAGAGGCAGATAAAGCCAAAAAAGCAGTAGAAGTCTAAGGCAATCCAAAGAGATTGCCCGAAAAAAAATTCTTTTTTGGGGCAATCTCTTAAGTTTTAAGGGATTAATTTATACAAGGAGCATTGTATGAATGAAAGCAGACGTGGCTTTGTTAAAAAAGCTGCTCTTGCAGGTGCTGTAACTGCCGTTGGCGTTGCAAGCTTGCAAGCGAGTTCATCCGTTACAAAGGGATCCAATGGCGTTGTTGTAGGCAAATCGAAAAAGAAAGAGATTACCTACACAAAAACACAAGCATGGGAAGATTATTACAAATCTGCTCTATAAACTAGGAGGCACACATCATGCAAAATGATACCATCCGTGCTCTAAGCACGACTGTGGGTCGTCGTTCTTTCCTTAAAATGGCAGCGGTTGCTAGCGTATTTGGCGCAACTTCTGGTTTTTCAAGTGAAAAAGTAACGAGAGCCGCAACAGAGGAAGAGGTGAAAAACCCATTTCCTGGAAGCAAAAAAGTTAAAACTATCTGTACGTCATGTTCTGTGGGATGTGGTGTAATTGCAGAAGTTCAAAACGGTGTATGGGTTCGTCAAGAAGTTGCTCAAGACCACCCAATCAGCCTTGGTGGACACTGCTGTAAGGGTGCTGATATGATCGATATGGTCAGATCAGAAGTACGCCTTAAATACCCAATGGTCAAAGAGAACGGTCAATGGAAACGTCTTTCATGGGACGATGCGCTTAACCGCATTGCAACCAAACTAGCAGACCTTAAGAAAAAAGATGGCGCAGACGCTGTTCAATTTTTAGGTTCAGCGAAAATGAGTAATGAGCAAGCCTACTACTTTAGAAAATTTGCAGCTTTTTTTGGTACTAATAACACAGACCATCAAGCAAGAATCTGACACTCTTCCACAGTCGCTGGTGTAGCGAATACATTTGGATACGGTGCTATGACGAATTCTCTTGGAGATATTCAAAAGTCTAAAGCAATTATTATTTTTGGCGCAAATCCTGCCGTAAACCACCCTGTTGGTTTTCAACACTTTTTAAAAGCAAAAGAGAGAAATAACTCTCAACTTATTGTTATTGATCCACGTTTTACTAAAACAGCAGCAAAAGCAGATATTTTTGCACAAATTCGCCCAGGAACTGATATTCCGTTTATGTATGGTATGCTCAATATTATTTTCCAAAATGGTTGGGATGACAAAGAGTATATTGATGCACGTGTTTTTGGAATGGATAAAATTCGTGAAGAGGCAAAAAAATGGACACCAGAAGTGGTTGCCGATGTCACAGGCGTTCCTGCTGAAAAATTGATTCAAATTACAACCTTATATTCAAAAAATCGCCCAGGAACTCTTATTTGGGCTATGGGTCTAACCCAACATAGCATTGGAACCAGTAATACTCGTATGGCACCAATTCTTCAACTTGCTCTTGGTAATATGGGAAAAGCAGGTGGAGGTACCAACATTCTTCGTGGACACGACAATGTTCAAGGTGCAACCGATATGGGATGTTTGGCAGACTCACTTCCAGGCTACTATGGTCTAGCAGCAGGCTCTTGGAAATACTTCGCTAAACAGTGGGGTGTAGAGTATGATTACCTCGTTTCTCAGTTTAAAGATGCTTCATGGATGGAAAAAAATGGCTTTTCACTGGCACGTTGGTGGGCTGGTGTTCAAAATGTTAAGTCTGATGAAAAAATTGAAAATGCAGGTACCCCTTTAAAAGCCCTTGTTGTTATGGGTAATGGTATTACCTCTGTGGCGCAACAGGCCAAAATCAAAGAAGGTCTTGATAATTTAGATCTCCTTGTTTTAGCCGATCCATTTGTCAACGAAGCGGCTATCTTAACCGATAA harbors:
- a CDS encoding ArsR/SmtB family transcription factor, with product MGDEFCSCDILHENLIEIVKKKMPQEEKLYDLAELFKVFGDTTRVKIISALFEAELCVCDIAELLGMSQSAISHQLRVLRQARLVKHRKEGKVVFYSLDDDHIKSIFNQGLEHILEPRGFDHAVF
- a CDS encoding PAAR domain-containing protein, which translates into the protein MPLAARITDFHTCPMVTPAIPPVPHVGGPIIGPGVATVLIGKLPAAVVGDQCVCVGPPDRIIQGSSTVFIGGKPAARMGDVTEHGGVIALGYPTVLIGG
- a CDS encoding twin-arginine translocation signal domain-containing protein yields the protein MNESRRGFVKKAALAGAVTAVGVASLQASSSVTKGSNGVVVGKSKKKEITYTKTQAWEDYYKSAL
- a CDS encoding heavy metal translocating P-type ATPase; translation: MQFSKEPQSCATTQESCCSRCQPIVAVHQHDAHEHHHDHGAHEHEHHHHHEHTDESLKEMLSSSQFYAFCVGAVLFVFALFMDESHPWMLATYIASFLLVGGEILYAALRNLFRGKLFDENFLMGLATVGAFSIGEYPEGVSVMLFFRIGEFFQDLAVARSRKSITKLMDIRPDFATLYTEDGEKRVEPNEVTLGSRILIKPGEKIPLDGIIIEGFSTLDTSALTGESLPKEVSKNDEVLSGSINKTGLLRVETTKLFADSTVSKILDLVQNASSKKAKTEQFITHFAKYYTPFVVISAALLAFVPPLLIEGAVFSEWFRRSLVFLVVSCPCALVVSIPLSFFGGIGGASRNGILVKGGNFLEALNGVDTVVFDKTGTLTKGIFSVTQIKAYAGHREEEVLRLAALAEMHSNHPIALSIKRAYNQPLNALINTYEELAGYGVRAVIEGKNVLVGNDKLLKEQGIAHEQANTSHNSVVYVALEDQFIGYLLIEDAPKEESKEAILALHALGIKEIIMLTGDTKETAHAVANTLGIAHVEAELLPHQKVEKLEEIMARKTGKGKTVFVGDGINDAPVLARADIGIAMGGVGSDAAIEAADVVIMTDEITKVATALKIAKKTHAIVWQNIIFALGVKGAILIMGAFGVATMWEAVFGDVGVALIAVLNATRVLTHK
- a CDS encoding TorD/DmsD family molecular chaperone, producing MINKESVNKARSLYYGFLSKMFVFTTSPERYKGLEEALSIMAQNPIDENSGEALKEIQLFLAQGGEEAFTQEYDDLFHNPSYKVVRNTASYYDEGVESGKKQLEVKNFLAKTKIRRDEKHFKENEDSVGFIFTFMHELIELIMHDQKEYETLQHCLFTEVVNPFIDEFIVKVYEHPMAKMYQSVAIVLNAFIAFERMYFEVAKPPLKEVERTQKPQPLEILSGAEARRRAENKAKKEADKAKKAVEV
- a CDS encoding formate dehydrogenase subunit alpha: MQNDTIRALSTTVGRRSFLKMAAVASVFGATSGFSSEKVTRAATEEEVKNPFPGSKKVKTICTSCSVGCGVIAEVQNGVWVRQEVAQDHPISLGGHCCKGADMIDMVRSEVRLKYPMVKENGQWKRLSWDDALNRIATKLADLKKKDGADAVQFLGSAKMSNEQAYYFRKFAAFFGTNNTDHQARIUHSSTVAGVANTFGYGAMTNSLGDIQKSKAIIIFGANPAVNHPVGFQHFLKAKERNNSQLIVIDPRFTKTAAKADIFAQIRPGTDIPFMYGMLNIIFQNGWDDKEYIDARVFGMDKIREEAKKWTPEVVADVTGVPAEKLIQITTLYSKNRPGTLIWAMGLTQHSIGTSNTRMAPILQLALGNMGKAGGGTNILRGHDNVQGATDMGCLADSLPGYYGLAAGSWKYFAKQWGVEYDYLVSQFKDASWMEKNGFSLARWWAGVQNVKSDEKIENAGTPLKALVVMGNGITSVAQQAKIKEGLDNLDLLVLADPFVNEAAILTDKKDNVFILPAATQFETSGLVVATNRSAQWRYKVVEPLYESKADQDIMFELAKRLGFYEQYTKGMLMQETKDGKLEMIPNKKEFVWPEDATNEIARIIKTIGLTGWTAERVKKHTDNWHMFDEVTGAGMGPMKGEYYGLPWPCWTKTHGGSPNLYDTSITVAEGGMGFRNNFGLEKDGVNLLAEKGSFPKGSKIETGYPEITKENIEKVLGITLTEAEKAACGANWKVDNSGILVQKCLEAGVCPYGNAKARAIVWNFPDHIPMHREPLHSPRTDLAQKYPAYPDKANHFRVMTKYISVQSAQDYAKDFPINMVTGRLVTMNGAGIENRASKYIAALTPEMFCDIHPDLALKHGIRNGGMMWVHSPEGTKIKVKAKYSYTVLPDMVFMPFHFAGYFQGTDRTGNFPAGTKPYASGESVNTVTNYGYDIITQIPETKGGLCRVEKA